Part of the Juglans regia cultivar Chandler chromosome 14, Walnut 2.0, whole genome shotgun sequence genome, GAACTGGCTGATGCTTCAAGGGAGACAGTCAATGCTAAGGGCAGAACAGCTGCAACATCCTGCCAGAGAGCATTAAATTTTGACGTGGAGAAGATCGTTGATGAAAGCCAGGAAAAAGCAGTTGGTCAGCAGGAGTTACCTCATTGGAATAAAGGGGCCTTTAGTTTGAGTTCAGACTCTCGAGCCACAGAATTCTGCCCTGGAACTTACAGTGTTTCTGGAACAAAGTCTGTTGTGCAGATTGACCAGTGGACTGGCTTAATGGAAGAACAGCAGAAATCTGGAAACATAAATGATCTAATCCATTCCACAAGTCAACTGCAAACTAACTATGTACCACTGCAACAAAGGCAAGCAGCTGCAGCCTCATTGGCTCCAGAGAAAGACTGGTCCATAGAAGATCCACATGTGATAGGGAGAAATATAGATGAGAGATATTCTGACCCTTTCCAAAACAGCTGTAGCAATGGATGGAATCCCATATCACAACAAATCCATGCTGAAGGAATAGACAAAGTAGTCTTTCAAGCAAACTCTAATTATGATAGCATGGAGAAAGAATTGTCTAGGAATACAACCCAATCAGTTCCAAAGTTTCCATCTAATTCCAGTGCAGCAAGAGGGTCCAAGAGAGAACATTTTCGTACTATCGAGGGCACAAATCCCAATATCCAAAATCCAGTCATTTCATTGTTGTACCAAGAGATCCAAACGGATGAATGCTGCAAAAAGGGCCAAGTTCTCGGCAGAGGTTTCTCAGAAACttgcaaaaaaaagaaaactgtgAGTGGACTCCATACAAACATCTCTGGAATGCCTTGCATAACAGAAGTTGAAGATGGTTCGGGAAAAGCTAAAACAAAACGAATGAATGATAACAGTGCAAATGGGCTTACAGAAACAACAAACCATGACATATCGAACTTTTACTTCAGAAGTCCTAAAATTGCTGAGAGGCAAAGTGAGGCCAACAAATTTACATCTGAGAGGTGCAATCACTCTATGACTGCAGGACAGAATTTGCCGATGCAAGAGATTTCGTCTGATCTGCATTCATATGCAGAAGTGACAAAAGAGACCAGCAGATTAACTTCAGTCCATGGCTATCCCTCCCTAGCTGCAATTGAGAATTGTTACATGCTCCAACCATCTCCTCCCAAACAAGTCCCTGAATCGGAGAACCAGGTACTTCAAACTTCCCATGTTCCTTCAACAAAGCGTACCATAGGACCCATTCCATCGAGATTAGTTTCAGCTAGAAGAAATAAAGTTCCAAAAAACGACGATGCCTTATATGCTTATCAGAAATCCCCAGCAAAACCACGAGGTAAATTTTGTATCTCAAAGACTTTAGAAAATGTGGCATTTCATAAACTTAACATTGATATCCTGGTACATTCTACTCACTAGATTGGTATCATTTGATGTAGGTCGTCCACCAAAAAAAAGGACATACGCCATTCCCATAGATGAGATCATATATCGATTGAAGAGTCTAGATCTCAATGAGGGGAGCACTGAATTGGTAAGGGACGAGCAAAATGCAGTTGTCCTATACAAAGGATACGGTGCACTTGTTCCATACCCAAGGTTTGAACTGATGAAGAAACGTAAACCACGACCTAAAGTAGTCCTTGACCCAGAAACAAATAGAATTTGGAACCTTTTGATGAATACGGAAGGAAGCAAAGACTTTGAAGGAACTGACAAGGAAAAGGAGAAATGGTGGGAAGAGGAAAGAAAGGTTTTTCGTGGTCGAACTGATTCGTTTATTGCAAGAATGCACCTCATTCAAGGTAGAGTCTCTTATAGTTATAGCCTCACATTCAGTGTTACACAACTAGAGCACTATTGATGTTAAGTTCAGAAAGATCAATACaaggaaaaagtaaaaataaggCAAACAATAGAAACGAATCATCAGTCCagtaaattaaaacaataaaaggagaagagaaaaaaaagaatttttctagtTTCCACAGGCAGACCATATATGACGGCTTTTATACTTGCACATGcaccaacaataaaaataatctagTAAGATACAAAGGTATTCAACTAGCTGCATATTTACCAGACATAATAACACTCTTCACAGGAGATAGACGCTTCTCACGATGGAAAGGATCTGTTGTTGATTCAGTGATAGGAGTCTTCCTAACCCAAAATGTTTCAGACCATCTTTCAAGGTAAATTCACTAATGTTCACAGAATTCTGGGTAGATATTTCCAGTGAGAGTAAAACTTGAAGTTTAAGAaacaatatttatgatttttttcctaTCTTCGCAGCTCTGCTTTCATGTCTTTGGCAGCACGATTTCCTCTTCAGTCAATGAGCAACAGAACATGTGATAATAGTGGGACAAGCACACTGTCAGAGGAATCAGAAGTCTGTATAAATCATCAGGATGACACCATTGGATGGCAAGAAAAGGTTCCAAGTCGACCTATCTTCAGTTATAGCTCTATGACACACCTTGGATCAACAGAGCATCAAAGAGACAGTGAAACTACAGGAAGAGAAAGGAGCATAGTGGATGCACATAGTCAGAGCATGGGGGAAGACGTCATATCATCACAAGATTCTTTTGATTCCTTAAACGTACAGGGCCCTGGAGGACCAAGATCCAGCTCAGGCTCCAATTCAGAAGAGGAAGAGTTTATAACTGGCTGCAGACCAAGTGAGATTCACTTTCCAACTTTAACAAATCTTCTACAGATGGAGAAAACCACATTCCAGGAATTTTACAGCCAAAATACTTGTTCACTAGCGGATGAGGGATCCAGGCAAGTGCACAAGcaatctaaaaatattgtgcATGCCCAGAAAAAAACAAGATTGCACAGAGCAGATGATTTCAATGGCCCTTATGCATTTACTTATCCTTCAAGCGACTACCATTTGCACATGAATCCAGAATTTAGAATCGCCGAAATAGAGAATTTTAAAGCATTTAGTGAAGAAAGCATATCTCCTTTGCCTTCAATTGATTTCAGATTCACAAAGACAAAAGATGAAAATAGCAAAGGCTTTAGGACTGAAGGATGGGCAGGAAGTGAAGGTGGAAGAACAGTACAACAGAATGAACAACTATGTTCTCAAGAAACACAAAGAATGGGCCCCTCTATACCATTAAGCAACCACTCAGTACACCAGGAAAGCATTTCTCAACCAGGTCCTCACACTGTTTATGATTTGTCATCCTGCCACAATCATCAACTGGAAATGAACAAATTCCTCAGATTGGAAAGCCCATCTGTGGCAGAACCTGTAAAACTTGCAGAAGCACTGGCTAAAAGGCAGAATAACACCACACAGCAAATTCCAAGTCTCCCTAAAGTCACAGAGAATGCTGGAGAAAGAATCTCAGTAGAAAATAAGCAAATGCACTTGGAAAATAGATTTATCAAACCAAATTCAAATGAGCAAGCTTATTCTTCTGGTCATGCTTACGATGAGACaagttcaaaaatttcaaaagccAAAAAAGGAAGGATACGGAGTGAGAAAACGAGTGCAGTTGACTGGGACAGTTTAAGAAAGCAAGTACATGCCAGTAGTAGGAACATAGAAAGAAGCAAAGATACGCAGGATTCACTGGACTATGAAGCAATAAGACTTGCAAATGTTGCTGAGATTTCTAAGGCGATAAAGGAACGAGGGATGAATAACCTGCTAGCAGAACGAATCAAGGTACACGTGTTAGAGCAAGTCTCAAAAGGCTTCATATTTTAAACTATCAGCTTCAAATGGCTCCATGAATGAATCATTattcaacaaataaaagtattcttcaccaaaagaaagaaaaaagacaaaaaaaagtaaGTGGTTTCACAACATTGCAGGATTTCCTGGACCGACTGGTTAGAGAACATGGAAGCATCGATCTGGAATGGTTAAGAGATGTTCCCCCTGATAAAGCAAAGTAAGCCATTCCACAAACATCTTACTCAGTTACTCtacttttcatataaataatgtaCTCATTTacatcttaaaagaaaaaatgtctATGTGCTACAGGGATTATCTATTAAGCATACGCGGACTTGGGCTGAAAAGTGTAGAGTGTGTGCGGCTTTTAACACTCCATCATCTAGCTTTTCCAgtaagatttatatgaaactaCTTCCCACTTTATCAGCTTATAAGGGGTGAAGAAAAAATCAGCTAATTAATACATTACATTGCTCTTTCCTAAAGGTTGACACTAATGTTGGAAGGATAGCAGTTCGACTGGGATGGGTCCCCCTTCAACCCCTGCCTGAGTCACTTCAGTTACACCTCCTAGAATTGTTAGTACACATCCAactaataattatgaatatttcCAATGCTAAAAAATGCTAATCAAAATTCCATACAGGTATCCGGTGCTGGAGTCTATTCAAAAATATCTCTGGCCAAGATTATGCAATCTCGACCAACGAACATTGTAACCCCAATGCACCTCCGCATTCAATGTTTAATTAACAGTATTTTCCATGCAAAAAAAGTAGGATAAAAGAATTCCCATTCCGTTCCAATAAAGCTATTACTGACTAATAAAGTAATGCTGATACAGGTATGAACTACACTACCAATTGATTACATTCGGAAAGGTATGTAAATGTACAGTTTTATATATGCTGTTGCCTTTAACAGAACATTTATCAGtagcaaataaagaaaagattaaTATATTTGCAACGTGCTTTGATATCTATGCAGGTCTTCTGCACAAAAAGTAAACCAAATTGCAATGCATGTCCAATGAGAGGAGAGTGCAGACACTTTGCAAGTGCTTTCGCAAGGTTTGCACTCAGATATCTGTCCCATGGCTATGTTTGCCTCTACCATTATGAAGGCATATAAGAATTAGAAATAATTCATCAGAAACACTGGCATTTTCCTGGAGTTATATTCAAAGCCAATAACTTGGAACtaaatttttgtaatagataGATCAATATGCAATTTAGTAGCGCCCACAAGGCATATAAAAGATAAACCACCAGTGGCTCCTAGTCCTTTTGGCATGAAGTAATTGACATTTTTGTGCAATATGACTGCAGAAGAAATATGAAACTTCAAGTGCCTAATTTACGAGATATTAATTTTACTTCTTGTCAATGGCAAACAGAGAACATAAGGCAGccaaaatatcagaaaaattaGAACTCGTAGAATAGAAAAATCTAATCCTCTCAAAACCGCCCAACCCATATTCTCATACATATCAGTGGCATGTACTCTTGatgaaaagaataaactcatt contains:
- the LOC109015459 gene encoding transcriptional activator DEMETER, giving the protein MNIRGGVSFPEDKELQIMDSWMPVTPEKPIPTRSNPIQVNWDGNQMGRANWQEVTEFSNGYAEMPNYNGLRRNSNPTGQVVQKGGYYGYDAGLTQKNRVINHIAGSHTQTLHSNSTGWKNDTFAQLLQMQNATLITTANRYPNGSQNMAANSPQIPNSHMQLHSHVDCSQRDSTTSDGLLFNNQNYYAGFDPSSNLANRPLSLEMHSRVDGNLRDKNPASLFFSNQNHYSGSNSSDNSDNYTQRPNYGFPVPYELHWELNSTPAEINAASSVTNTLQFAPITPDRVKKLENNQHSATPNIIRNESSSEARDNDTSLTSLGNNSPLNQSDELLQSIVNSSPAANNTLHKENKDSEKGSIPGMDLNETPHQKPPRRRKHRPKVIREGKPKRTPKPKTPKNTNEAQTAKRKYVRKNIQKESAPELADASRETVNAKGRTAATSCQRALNFDVEKIVDESQEKAVGQQELPHWNKGAFSLSSDSRATEFCPGTYSVSGTKSVVQIDQWTGLMEEQQKSGNINDLIHSTSQLQTNYVPLQQRQAAAASLAPEKDWSIEDPHVIGRNIDERYSDPFQNSCSNGWNPISQQIHAEGIDKVVFQANSNYDSMEKELSRNTTQSVPKFPSNSSAARGSKREHFRTIEGTNPNIQNPVISLLYQEIQTDECCKKGQVLGRGFSETCKKKKTVSGLHTNISGMPCITEVEDGSGKAKTKRMNDNSANGLTETTNHDISNFYFRSPKIAERQSEANKFTSERCNHSMTAGQNLPMQEISSDLHSYAEVTKETSRLTSVHGYPSLAAIENCYMLQPSPPKQVPESENQVLQTSHVPSTKRTIGPIPSRLVSARRNKVPKNDDALYAYQKSPAKPRGRPPKKRTYAIPIDEIIYRLKSLDLNEGSTELVRDEQNAVVLYKGYGALVPYPRFELMKKRKPRPKVVLDPETNRIWNLLMNTEGSKDFEGTDKEKEKWWEEERKVFRGRTDSFIARMHLIQGDRRFSRWKGSVVDSVIGVFLTQNVSDHLSSSAFMSLAARFPLQSMSNRTCDNSGTSTLSEESEVCINHQDDTIGWQEKVPSRPIFSYSSMTHLGSTEHQRDSETTGRERSIVDAHSQSMGEDVISSQDSFDSLNVQGPGGPRSSSGSNSEEEEFITGCRPSEIHFPTLTNLLQMEKTTFQEFYSQNTCSLADEGSRQVHKQSKNIVHAQKKTRLHRADDFNGPYAFTYPSSDYHLHMNPEFRIAEIENFKAFSEESISPLPSIDFRFTKTKDENSKGFRTEGWAGSEGGRTVQQNEQLCSQETQRMGPSIPLSNHSVHQESISQPGPHTVYDLSSCHNHQLEMNKFLRLESPSVAEPVKLAEALAKRQNNTTQQIPSLPKVTENAGERISVENKQMHLENRFIKPNSNEQAYSSGHAYDETSSKISKAKKGRIRSEKTSAVDWDSLRKQVHASSRNIERSKDTQDSLDYEAIRLANVAEISKAIKERGMNNLLAERIKDFLDRLVREHGSIDLEWLRDVPPDKAKDYLLSIRGLGLKSVECVRLLTLHHLAFPVDTNVGRIAVRLGWVPLQPLPESLQLHLLELYPVLESIQKYLWPRLCNLDQRTLYELHYQLITFGKVFCTKSKPNCNACPMRGECRHFASAFASARLALPGPEEKSIVDSTVPIPDERNPAIVINPLPLLPPENNSLEGTGYESRKCEPIIEEPATPEQECTEISESDIEDTFYEDPDEIPTIKLNIEEFTVNLQNYMQEKMELEECDMSKALVALKPEVASIPTAKLKNVSRLRTEHQVYELPDSHPLLEGMDRREPDDPSPYLLAIWTPGETANSIQPPETSCGSQEPNKLCNEKTCFSCNSMREANAQTVRGSLLIPCRTAMRGSFPLNGTYFQVNEVFADHESSLNPIDVPRAWIWNLRRRTVYFGTSVTTIFKGLSTEGIQLCFWRGFVCVRGFDQKTRAPRPLMARLHFPASKLVKSKTENKR